In one window of Janthinobacterium sp. 1_2014MBL_MicDiv DNA:
- a CDS encoding competence/damage-inducible protein A — protein sequence MAIGLIIIGDEILSGKRTDQHFPKVVQMLKQRGLQLSWAEYVGDEPARLVALLKRSFASGDIVFSFGGIGATPDDHTRQAAADALGLPLVLHPQGKANIQQRITEMGEEAGVPADLHSPENLHRLKMAEFVHGAELIPNPYNKIAGFAVREHYFVPGFPIMSWPMIEWVLDTHYAHLFNQVPHAEHALLVYETAESLLTPLMVRLEAEFPLIKVFSLPSVGDAQTRRHIELGVKGEPAQAAAAFAEMRAALDTLQAEYTTI from the coding sequence ATGGCTATCGGATTGATCATCATCGGCGACGAAATCCTGTCGGGCAAGCGCACGGACCAGCATTTTCCGAAAGTGGTGCAAATGCTCAAGCAGCGCGGTTTGCAGCTGAGCTGGGCGGAATACGTGGGCGATGAACCGGCCCGCCTCGTCGCCTTGCTCAAGCGCAGCTTTGCCAGCGGCGACATCGTCTTCAGCTTCGGCGGCATCGGCGCCACGCCGGACGACCACACGCGCCAGGCCGCCGCCGACGCGCTGGGCTTGCCGCTGGTATTGCATCCGCAGGGCAAGGCCAATATCCAGCAACGGATCACGGAAATGGGCGAGGAGGCGGGCGTGCCGGCCGATTTGCACTCGCCGGAAAACCTGCACCGCCTGAAAATGGCGGAATTCGTCCATGGCGCCGAACTGATACCGAATCCGTACAACAAGATTGCCGGCTTTGCCGTGCGCGAGCATTACTTTGTACCGGGCTTTCCCATCATGTCCTGGCCCATGATCGAGTGGGTGCTCGATACGCATTACGCCCACCTGTTCAACCAGGTACCGCACGCGGAACACGCCTTGCTCGTGTACGAGACGGCGGAATCGCTGCTGACGCCGCTGATGGTGCGGCTCGAGGCGGAGTTTCCGCTGATCAAGGTGTTCAGCCTGCCCAGCGTGGGCGACGCGCAGACGCGCCGGCATATCGAACTGGGCGTCAAGGGCGAGCCCGCGCAGGCGGCGGCCGCCTTTGCCGAGATGCGCGCCGCGCTCGATACCTTGCAGGCGGAATACACCACCATCTGA